The window CCTTCGGCGGCAGGTCGAAGCGCGGCACCGGCTGCCCGACCGTTTCGTATTCCCCGGGGCTCTTCGGTTTTACGTCCTGAGCCAGCTTCAACTCCCCGGCTCTGCCCTCGGCTTGAATGGCGACGTTGAAGCGCTTCCCGCCGACGAGCTGCGCGTAGGATACCTTCTTCGATGAATTCCCGATGACGCTCACGACGCCGTCTTTGACGGTGAGTTTCTCGACCGGCGTGCCGAGCTTCTGCGCCGCCAAGCGCAAGAGTTCTTTACGCGCCGCCGCGGCCGCTTGCCGTATCTGCGGGCCGGCGCGCTCGATGGTGCGGCTGCCTGAAGTTGTCGCCTGGTCGATCGTCTTTTGCGTGTCGCCCATATCGACCTTGATTTTTTTCCAGGAAACGTCCAGCTCTTCGGCGGCGATCTGGGCCAGGGCGGTTTTGATGCCGGTGCCGAGCTCGACTTTGCTGGTGAAGACGGTCACGGTGCCGTCCTGGCCGATAGCGATCCAGGAATCGAGTTGCCTCGGATCGGGCGCGCCGCCGGGAGCGGACGCCGATTGCGCGAATAGGTCCAATTCCGCAGGGAAGAGATTGAAACTTACGATCAACGCGCCGGCGCCCTTGAGAAGTTGTCTGCGGGAGAGTTCAAGCGTTTTCATCTTCACCGCTCCTTCCTCAAACCTTCTGGCCCGAGGCGCGTTTGACCGCGCGCAGGATCCGCGTGTGCGCGCCGCAACGGCAGAGATTGTCGGCGAGCGCTGCCTTGATTTGGCCGTCCGTCGGCTTTGGGTTTGCGTCGAGCAACGCCTTGGCGCTCATGACCATGCCGTTGATGCAGTAACCGCATTGAAGCGCCTGCTCGTCGATAAAAGCTTTTTGCAGCGGATGAAGCTTCTTGGTCGATCCGAGCCCTTCGAGCGTGGTCACCGGCCGGTTGGTCGCGCTCTTGACCGCCGTCACGCAGGAGCGGATCGCTTTGCCGTCCATAATGACGTTGCAGGCGCCGCACTGGGACAGGCCGCAGCCGAATTTGGGTCCGTTAAGCTTGAGATCGTTTCTTAGGACGTAGAGAAGCGGCGTCTCCGGATCGGTCTCGACGGTACGCGCCTTACCGTTTACTTTGAGTGATATTCGCGCCATGGGAAGCTCCTTTTTATCGCTGAGGAAAGACTCCAGCCGCATCT is drawn from Candidatus Binatia bacterium and contains these coding sequences:
- a CDS encoding (2Fe-2S)-binding protein, which codes for MARISLKVNGKARTVETDPETPLLYVLRNDLKLNGPKFGCGLSQCGACNVIMDGKAIRSCVTAVKSATNRPVTTLEGLGSTKKLHPLQKAFIDEQALQCGYCINGMVMSAKALLDANPKPTDGQIKAALADNLCRCGAHTRILRAVKRASGQKV